The sequence below is a genomic window from Variovorax paradoxus B4.
GCGCACGCGTTCGGCCAAACCGATGCCGTCGTGTGCGGCCCATTCGTCCCAGCTCATTGCCAGCGTCATCTCATGTTCTCCATTTCGCTTCAAAAGTATTCGAGTCACGGCCAGCCGAAGCCCAGCCGCAGCAACATCAAGGTACCCGTGCCGACCAGGATCGTCCCGGCGACATCGTTTCGCCGGACAAGGTAGTAGGCCAATGCGGCGCCCACTGCAAAGAGCCGCGCATCATGCCAGTCGGCCAGCAGGCGCCCGTTGCTCAGGAAGACATCGGGCACCACCATCGCCAGCAGCGCTGCCACAGGTGCATGGCGCAGTCCGCGCCACAGCCAGCCCGGCAGTTTCGGTTCGCTGTCGGGCAGCAGGAAGAAGCTGCGCGTGAGCACCGTCACCACCACCAGCGCGCCTACCGCCAGCCACACGTACGCCTCATGCCCCAGGTGCATCAACGCGCGCTCCACCGCCGGTCGGCCCAGGTGCCGGCCACGAAGGCCGTGGCAATGGCCGCGACCACGTTGAGCCCCATCGGCAGCGACGCCGTTGCCAGCGCCACGCCGCCCGCGGCCAGCGCCGAGCAGCGCACGGCGCGGTCGGTGAGCATGGGCAGCGCGAGCGCCAGCAAGGCGAGCGCGCCGATGAAGCGCAGGCCCCAGGCCGCGGGAATGGCATCGGCCAGGAAGATGCCCGCCAGCGACGCAACGTGCCACGCCGCCCAGTTGGTCAGTGCCAGGCCGAGAAAATAGCCCTGCTGCTGCGCCGTGGCGCGCCCCGTGGCCGACGGCTGCGGATGCCGATGCACGAACTGCGCATACACCGGGTCGCCCGCCAGGTACGACAGCAGCACGCGCGACAGCCGGCGGTGCCCGCCGAAGTAGCGCCGCCAGTTCGCGCTGAACACCACGAATCGCAGGTTCAGCACGCACGCGGTCGCCACGATCACCCACAGCGGCGCGCCGGCCGCAATCAGCGGCAGGCAGGCCAGCTGCGAGGCGCTGGCGAACACCAGCAGCGACATGGCCAGGATCACGCCCAGCCCGACCCCGCTCTTGGCCATTGCCACGCCGGCCACGAGCCCCATGGCCATGGTGCCGAGCGCGGCGCCGGCGATGTCGCGCCGCCCCTGCGCGAACGCGGCTCGCCACGCCGGATCGTCGATCGATGCGCGCCAGGTACTGCGCACGCTCACTGCCGGCTCGCCAGTTCCGCGCGCGGCGCGGCCGCCAGCAGCCGCCGCGTGTAGTCGTTGGCCGGGGCGCTGAACACCTGCCCCGTGGGCCCCTGCTCGACGATGCGGCCCTGGCTCATCACGATGACGCGGTCGCACAGCTGTGCGGCCACGCGCAGGTCGTGCGTGATGAACAGGATGCCCAACCCCAGGTCGCGCTGGATCTCGCGCAGCAGGTCGAGGATCTGCGCCTGCACCGAGACGTCGAGCGCCGACACGGCCTCGTCGGCCACCAGCACCTGCGGTTGGCACGCGATGGCGCGCGCAATCGCGAGGCGCTGCCGCTGGCCGCCGGAGAACTGGTGCGGATAGCGCTCCAGTGCGGTGCGCGGCAGCTGGATGCGGTCCATCAGCTCCTCGGCAGTCTGGCGTGCATGCAGCTTGCTCAGGCCGAAGTTCATCGCGCCCTCGACCATCGACGAGCCCACGGTGCGCCGCGGGTTGAGCGAGCGGTTCGGGTCCTGGAACACCACCTGCACGCGCGAGCGCAGCGGCCGCAGGCGGCCTTCGGGCAGGTCGCGCACTTCGGCATCGCCCCACAGGATGCTGCCCGCGCTGGGCGCAATCAGCCGGATCATGCAGCGCGCGAAGGTCGACTTGCCCGAGCCCGACTCGCCCACCACGCCGACCGTCTCGCCGCGGTGCACCGACACGCTCGCGTCCTGCAGCGCGGTGTTGTGCTTTGCACGCCCCATCCAGTCGCGCCGCGTGTAGACCTTGCCGACACCCGTGCCGCTGAGCAGCGGCTTGCCGCCCGGCAGCGAACGCGCGGGCGGCGGCGTCATGCCCGGGACGGCGTCGAGCAGCATGCGCGTGTAGGCCTCACGCGGGCTGCGCAGCACCTGTTCGCAGGGGCCTTGCTCGATCAGCGCGCCGCGGTGCATCACCATCACGTCGTCGGCGATCTCGGCGACCACGCCCATGTCGTGCGTGATGAAGAGCACCGCGCTGCCCTGCTCTGCCTGCAGCTCGGCGATGAGCTTCAGTATCTCGGCCTGCGTGGTCACGTCCAGCGCGGTGGTCGGCTCGTCGCAGATCAGCAGGCGCGGTTTCAGGATGATGGCCATCGCGATCACGATGCGCTGGCGCTGCCCGCCCGAGAGCTGGTGCGGGTAGCTCGCATGGATGCGCGCCGGCTCGGGCAGCCGCACGCGCTCGAAGATCGAGATGATATGCGCCTTGCGCTCGGCCGCGCTCCAGGTGGTGTGCGTACGCAGCAGCTCGTCGACCTGCTCGCCGCAGGTGAGCACCGGGTTCAGCGCGGTCATCGGCTCCTGGAACACCATGCCCATGCCGGTGCCGCGCAACTGGCGCAGCCGCTTGTCGGAGACGAAGCGGCCCTGCTCGACCAGCGTTTCGCCGGACAGGATCACCTGGCCTGCCTTGAGCGTCAGCCCCTTGGCCAGCAGCCCCATCACGGTCGTGGCCAGCACGGACTTGCCGGAGCCGGATTCGCCCACGATGCACAGCGTGCGTCCGGCCTCGATGCGCAGGTCCAGCCCTTCGATGGCATGCGGGCGGTCGGCGTCGGAAGGCAGCGCGACCTGCAGGCCGCGCACCTCGAGGATCGCGGCGCTTCGATTGGAATCGGTCATGGAATTCGGCGCCTCAGACGCGTTTGGAAAACTTGGGGTCGAGCACGTCGCGCAGCCCGTCGCCGAGCATGTTGATCGCGAGCACCGTGGGCACCAGGAAGAGCGCCGGGAACAGCACGTTGCCGGGGCTTTGCGAGAACTGCACGCGCCCCTCGGCCATGATGTTTCCCCAGGTCGGCACGTCCGACGGCAGGCCCAGGCCGAGGAAGCTCAGGATGGCCTCGGTCAGCACGGCCGAGGCCGCGATGAAGGTGCCCTGCACGATCAGCGGTGCGAGCGCGTTGGGCAGGATGTCGCGCCAAAGGATGGTGGCGTCGGCGGTGGCAAGCGCGCGGGCCGCTTCCACGAAGGGCTCGTCGCGCAGGCTCATCACCAATGCCCGCACCAGCCGCGTGACGCGCGGCACCTCGGGCACCGCGATGGCCAGGATCACCGTGGGCAGGCTCGCGCCGAGCACCGCCACCAGCGTGATCGCGAGCAGCACGGCGGGAATGGCCATCACGCCGTCCATCACGCGCATCAGCACGGCGTCGACCGCGCGGAAATAGCCCGCCAGCATGCCCAGCAGGCAGCCGAAGGCGATGGCGACGAACGCAGTGAACAGGCCCACCGTCATCGAGATGCGGGTGCCGTAGAGCACGCGGCTCCACACGTCGCGCCCGACGCTGTCGCTGCCCATCCAGAAGGTGTGGGCGAACTGTGCGCCGTCGGGCATGGTCACCTGGCCCACAGTACCCGCGCCAACCGAGATGAAGCTTGGGTCCATCGCGGACGGATCGAAGGTGCCGAGCCAGGGCGCGAGGACGCCCATCAGCGCCAGCGCGGCCAGCACGACGACGCCGCCGCGCACGGCGCTGTGGCGCCAGAGTCTTTCGAGGGTGCTCATGATCGGTAGCGGAATCAGTAGCGAATCCGGGGGTCGAGGAAGAGATAGCTCACGTCGACCAGCAGGTTGACCGCGACGTAGACCACGGCGAAGAACAGCACCACGCCCTGCAGCACCGGAAAGTCGCGGTTCAGCACCGCATCGACCGTGAGCTGGCCCAGGCCCGGAATGGCGAACACCGTCTCGGTGACGACCACGCCGCCCAGCAACAGTGCGGCGCTGACACCGATCACCGTGACCACCGGCACGGCCGCATTGCGCAGCGCGTGGTGCTTGAGCACTTCCAGCTCGGTGATGCCCTTGGCGCGCGCGGTTCGGATGAAGTCCTCGGTGAGCGCCTCGCTCACCGCCGCACGCGTCACCCGCGAGAGCAGTGCCACGTAGGTGATGGCGAGTGTGAGGCACGGCAGCACCAGCTGGTTCAGCCACGGCCCCACGCCGTCGGAAATGCGCCGGTAGCCTTGCACCGGAAACCACTGCAGCTTCATCGCGAGCAGGTAGATCAGCACATAGCCGACCACGAACACCGGCACCGAAAAGCCGGCCACCGAGAAGGCCATCACGGCCTTGTCGAGCCAGCCGCCCATGCGCCATGCGGCCAGCGTGCCCAAGGGCAGCGCGATGGCCACCGCCAGCAGCAGCGTGCCGCCGGCAAGCGAGAGCGTGGGCTCCATGCGCTGGCCGATGAGCTCCAGCACCGGCTTGTTCAGGAAGAACGAGAAGCCCAGGTCGCCGTGCAGCACGCCCTTGCCCCAGATCGCGAACTGCTCCCACAGCGGCCGGGTGAGGCCGAGCTGCACGCGGATGCGGTCCAGGTCTTCGTTGGTGGCGCTGTTGCCGCCGATGACGGCCGCGGGATCGCCGGGCGTGAGGCGCACGATCATGAAGATCGCGATCGCCACGACCAGCAGCACGGGGATGGTGGCGAGCAGGCGTTTGCCGAGGAAGGTCAGCATGGGCGGACGCTCTTATTGCTTCTTGATGTTCCAGTACACCTGCGCACCGGCCGGCACCAGGCCGCTCACGTTCTTGCGCACCGCGGCGGGCTGGTTGTACTGGCCGACGGGCACGTGCGTGGCCGTCTCGAAGGCGCGCAGCTGGGCGGCCTGCGCGAGCTTCTTCTTCTCGGTGTCGGTCTTGGCCTGGGCGAACTGAACCTTGATTTCTTCCAGCTTCGCGTCGGTCTGCCAGCCGAACCAACCCTTGTCGCCGGTGGCGTTCATCATGGCCATGGTGATCGGGTTGAGGATGTCCGACGCGGTCCACGAGGTCATGAACGCGCTCCAGCCACCGGCCGAGGGCGCATCCTTCTTGGCACGGCGCGCCACCAGCGTGGACCAGTCCATCGACTGCATGTCGACCTTGAAGCCGGCCTGCTCCAGTTGCTGCTTGGCCACCATCGGCAGCTTGCCGATGGTCGGGTTGTCGGTCGGGCGCATCAGCACCACGGGCTCGCCCTTGTAGCCGGCTTCCTGCAGCAGCGCCTTGGCCTTCTGCGGATTGGCGACGCCGGTGTAGTCGCCGGTCTGCTCCGATTCGAACAGCGTGCCGCAGGGAAACATGCTCTTGCAATAGCGCGTGAGGCCGGGCGTGCCGACCTGCGTGCGCAGGAAGGCTTCCTGCCCCAGCGCCACCAGCGCGGCGCGGCGCACCTTCTCGTTGTTGAACGGCGGCTGCAGGAAGTTGAAGCGCAGGATGAACTGGTTGCCCGCGGGCTGGGCGTCGACCAGTTGGATGTCGGGGTTGGTGCGCAGCGTGGCGTACTGCTCGAAGGCGGGTTGCTCCAGGATGTCGGCCTCGCCGTTGAGCAGCGCATTCATCTGCGTCTGCGCGTCGCGGATGATGAGCCACTCGACGCGGTCCACGTACACGTTCTTGCCGCCGGCCGTGCCCGAGGGTGCCTCGGCGCGCGGCTTGTAGCGCGTGTTCTTCGTGAACACCACGCGTTCGCCGGGGCGGAACTCGTCGGCCTTGAAGACGTAGGGGCCGGAGCCGATCGACTCCTTGATCTGCGTGTCGCCCGAGGTGTCGGCCACGCGCTTGGGCATGATGAAGGGCACGTTCGATGAAGGCTTGCCCAGCGCTTCGAGCACCAGGCCGAAGGGCTCCTTCAGCACGATGGAGAAGGTCCTGGCGTCGGGCGTCTCGTAGCGCTCGGTCACCTTGGAAAGCTGCGCGCCGAAGGTGTCGCGGCTGGCCCAGCGCTTGATGGAGGCCACCACGTCCTCGCTGGTGACGGGCTTGCCGTCGTGGAACTCCAGGCCCTCGCGCAGCGTGAAGGTCCAGGTCTTGTTGTCGGGCGACACCTTCCACTTGTCGACCATCTGCGGCTTGATGCGGCCTTCGAGGTCGGTGGCAAAGAGCGTGTCGTACACCATGTAGCCGAAGTTGCGCGTCACATAGGCCGTGGTCCAGATCGGGTCGAGCACCGTGATGTTGCTGCTCGGAATGATCTTGAGGGTGGTGGTCTGCGCCATCGCGGGAGCGAAGGTTCCGGCGGCCGCGCCGGCCAGCAGTGCGGCGGCGCCCCATCGGGCAAGGCGGCGCGACAAGGAGCCGGCCGACTGGGCGGGCGAGTGCGAGAAGAACTGCGGTTGCATGTAATTTCCTGAAGTGACGGAACGCGGTGCCGGCACCCGGATGGCATGCGGCGGCGAGGGCTCCATTGGGTCAGGCGGCAGGAAAAATGCATATATACAGTTGAATTCTTCTGTAGTAGAACAGTCGCCGTCCGTCCCCCTGTTGGGGCTTTCTGCGCCCACAAACCGTGCATGCCTTTGCCGTGATCGCCCTCGACCCTTCGCTGCCCATGCCCCTGGTTCGCCAGCTCTACGACGCCCTGCTGGCGCAGATCGCATCGAGCGCGATGAAGCCCGGCGACAAGCTGCCCTCGGTGCGCGCACTCGCCAAGGATTGTGAGGTGAGCACCATGACCGTGACCAACGCCTACCAGCGCCTGGTCGCCGAGGGCCATGTGGAGGCGCGGCGCGCCAGCGGCTACTACGTCGCCGAGGTGGAGCGCGCCGCCACGCGGCGCAAGCCCTTCCTGGGGCGCACCTCGGTCGACTCGCTCTGGCTGCTGAAGCACGTGTACGAAGACGACCGCACCCTGCTCAACGCGGGCTGCGGCTGGATTCCGCCCGAAATGCTGCATATAGACGGCGTGCGGCGCGCGCTGGCCGCGCTGTCGCGCAAGGCCGCCGGGCTCGCGAACTACGGCACGCCCTACGGCTACCTGCCGCTGCGTCAGCAGATCCAGACGCTGCTCGCGCAAAAGGGCATCGAGACCGCGCCGCACCAGATCGTGCTGACGCACGGCGCCTCGCAGGCGCTGAACCTGGTGGCGCGCTGCCTGCTGCAGCCGCGCGACGTGGTGCTGGTGGACGAGCCGGGGTCGACCAACCTGTTCGCGATGCTGCGCTCGATGGACCTGAAGCTGATCGGCGTGGAGCGCACGGTGAACGGTCCCGACCTCGCGGCGCTGCAGGCGCTGGCGCAGCGCCATGGCGCCAAGGCCTTTTTCACCACCACCAACCTGCACAACCCCACCGGCAGCCAGTGCACGCCGGCCGTGGCCTACCAGATGTTGCGGCTGGCCGAGCAGCTCGACTTCCGCATCGTCGACAACGACGCCATGGCCGGACTCGAGCCGCCCGGCGTCACTTCGCTCGCGAGCCTCGACCGGCTGCAGCGCGTGATCCATGTCGGCAGCTTTTCCAAGACGGTGTCGCCCAGCCTGCGCGTGGGTTTCGTGGCCTGCAACGAGGAGTTCGCCGAGAAGATCATCCTGCAGAAGATGGTCAACAGCCTGACCACGTCGGAGCTCACCGAGCGGCTGCTGCACGGCGTGCTGGTGGAAGGCCGCTACCGGGCGCATCTGTCTCGCCTGGCCGAGCGGCTGCAGGCGGCGCAGGCCACCGTGTGCGACCGGCTGGAGGCCGCCGGCATGCAGCTCTTCACGCGGCCCGCGGGCGGGCCTTTTCTGTGGGCGCGTTTCGAGCGCGATGACGTCGACATGCGCGCGCTGGCGCAGCGTGCCATCTCCGAGAGCTTCCTGCTCGCGCCGGGCGACCTGTTCCGCACCGACCTGCGGCCCACGCCCTGGCTGCGCTTCAACGTGGGCTATGCCGACGATCCGAAGCTCTACCGCTTCCTGGCGCAGGAGGCGCGCAGGCTGCGCCCGAAGGGCTGAGCCCCCGGCCTACCGGCTCTTTTTTTGCCAGCCTTGGAGGGCGAGAGGCAAGCACAGCGCGAGCCACCGGGTGGATGTGGCGGTGACGCGCCGGCGCCGAACTGAAGCTCAGCGCGCGCCCGGGCCGAGCCAGCTGCGCAAGGCCCTGCCCAAGGCATGGGCAAACCGAGGGACATAAGTGTGAATTGCGGCAACATTCGTACAAAATAAGTCGAAACGTCCCAATATTCCGGCCACAGCCCCAGAATGCCGCCCAAATGTTCTCCTCGGAAGCCGTCTCCCTGAGCCCGGCGCTCGTGGTCGAAAACGACACGGCGATGCAGGAACGTTTGCGCTACATCCTGTCGACCCTCGGATGCGACGAGCCGCAAATCACCTGGACAGGCGATGGCGAGGCGGCCATGCAATTGCTCGACAGGCCGAGCTTCGGCGTCGTGCTGGTGGACATCGGCCTGCCCGGCGACAGCGGCATCGAACTCATCGAGTGGCTGCAGGCGCACCACCCGCAGGTGCCGGCCGTGGCCATTTCTTCGTCCCGCAGCGAAGAGTCCATTTTTTCGGCGCTTCGTGCAGGCGCGGTGGCCTATCTCCTGAAGGAGCGCGACGACCTCGAACTCAGCATCGGCCTGCGCAGCATCGAGCAGGGCGGCGCAACGGTCGATCCGGCCATTGCACGGCGTGTGCTCGCGTGGCATGCGGGGCACGCGGCCGATTCAGGGACTGTTTCCGACGCGGCGCTGACGCCGCAGGAACGCAAGACGCTCGAACTCGTGGTACAGGGCCTCGGCCACCGCGACATCGCCGAAGCGCTTGCCATGCCCCGGCTGGCGGTGGAATGCCGCATCAAGGGCATCTACAGAAAGCTCGCGCTCGGCTCGCGCGGCGAGGCCTCGCACATGGCCGGCGGGCATGAGCTGCTGCGCTGACGAACGCTAGAGCTCGAGCACCAGGCGGCTTTCGCAGGCGCGCGAACAGCAGGCCATCATCTTGTTGTTGGCCTCGCGTTCCGAGCGGGTCAGCACCACGTCGCGATGGTCCACCCGGCCGGACAGCACCCGCACTTCGCACGAACCGCAGAGGCCCTCCTCGCAATCGCTCTGCACGTCGACGTTCGCGGCGCGCAAGGCGGACAGCAGGGTCTGCTCCGGAGGAACGATGACGACCAGGCCGGAGTCCTTCAGCTCGACTTCGAACGCATGCTCCCTGGCCGGATCGAGCGTGGCGAGCGTCGATTCGAAATGCTCGACGCGCAACGCACCCTCGGGCCAGGCGGCGCAGCAGCCTTCGAGCGCCTCGAGCATGCGCAGCGGACCGCAGGCATAGACTTGCGCACCAGCCACCGGTTCGGCGAGCAGCGCGGGCAGATCGCAGCGCCGGCCTTCGTCGCGCGCATAGACGTGCAGCCGCTCGCCGTGCAGCGCCGCGAGCTCGTCGAGAAAGGCCATGCGCCTGCGGCTGCGGCCGCTGTAGTGCAGCTCGTAATCCATGCCCAGCGCCTTCGCGCGGCGGGCCATGGCGCTCACGGGCGTGATGCCGATGCCGCCCGCAACGAAGATCGCCTTCGGGAGCGACTCGTCGAGCCGGAAGTGGTTGCGCGGCCCGCGGATGCGCAGCCGGTCGCCGGCCTTCACCTGCGCATGCACCCAGGCCGAACCGCCACGGCCCTCGGGCTCGTGCAACACCGCGATCTCCAGCACGCCGGCCTCGTCGGGGTCGCCGCACAGCGAGTACTGGCGCGACAGTTCGGGCGTGCCGCATTCCACGTCGATGTGCGAGCCCGCGGTCCAGCGCGGCAGCGGCTTGCCGTCGGGCGACACCAGGCGCAGCTTCACGATGCCCTCGGCCACCGGCGTCACGCGCTCCACCACCACGGGCCGCGCGATCGCGTGCCGTGAGGGCTCGCCGATGCGCACCGGCACCTGAACATCGCGCAGCTTGGGACTACTGCGTTCCGGATTGGCCGCAGGATCCCATTCGACCCACAGGTGCTCGGGCCCGCGAAACGAGGTGTTCGGCACGTAGCTGAAGCGCTGCTGCGAGAGCCGCATGTGCGGCAGCCGCCGGGTGAACTCCTCGAGGAAGATCTGCATCTCCATGCGCGCCAGGTTCTTGCCCATGCACTGGTGTGAGCCGTAGCCGAAGGTCAGGTGATCGCTGGCGTTGTCGCGGCGGATGTCGAACAGGTCGGCATCGGAAAAATGCGCTTCGTCATGGTTGGCCGACGAGGTGACGATCAAGAGCCGCGAGCCGGCCGGCAGGTCCACGCCGCCCACCTGCGTATCCCTGGTGACAAGGCGCCGCCACGCGGCCACCGAGCCGTTGTGCCGCAGGCACTCTTCCACCGCGTTGGGAATGAGGCCCGGGTCTTCGCAGAGCTCGCGCCACACCTGCGGATGCTGCAGCAGCAGCTTCATCGCGTTGGCGGTGGCGTTGGCGGTGGTCTCGTGCGCGGCCACGATGCCGGCCATCATCATCGAGTGCAGGTACGAATCGGTCACCACCTCGGGATGCAGCTTCTGCTTGCGGATGCCGTACTGCATCCAGCCGGGCGCGTCGGGGTCCTGGCGCATCTTCTCGAGCACCTTGCCTGCGTACTGCCAGAAATTGCCGACTGCATGCGCCACGGCCACCTGCTCCTCGGGCTTCGGCCGGCCCCAGGTGTTGACGGTGTGCGCAATCGAATACTTGCGCAGCGTGTCCATGTCTTCCTCGGGCACGCCAAGGAAGTGCAGCGCCACGGTCAGCGGAATTTCCCACAGCATCTGGTCGACGAGGTCGGCCTTGCCGTCGTCGATGAAGCGGTCGACATAACTGCGCGCCAGTTCGCGCACCATCGGCTCGTGGTGCTTGAGCGCCTCGGGCGTGAACGGGTCCATCAGCACGCGGCGGCGCGGCATGTGGGCGGGCTCGTCCTCGTTCACCAGCGTGCGGTTCAGCGCGAAGCCATAGGACGCGAGCACGGCGTTGGCCTCGTCGCCGGTGGCCGTGATCTTCTCGAGGGCGTTGGAAGGACTGAAGGTGATGTTGTCGCGGAACACCGCCTTGATGTCGTCGTAGCGCGTGATCACCCAGTAGCCGAGCTTCGGGCTGAAGAAGATCGGCTCCTTCTCGCGCGCCCAGCGCACGTACTCGGGCGGGTCCTGCTGGTAGCCGTCCTCGAAAGGATCGAAGCCCGCGGCGCGCTCGCTCACGGGACAGCCGGTGGGCGTGCGCTCGGAAGACAGCGGCCCGTGCGCGACGGGACAGCCGGAGGCGTGCGGGGGAATGGCGGTGTCGGACATGGTGATGCTTCCTTCAATCTCTAAAAACGACATGCGCCAGCCCAGCGTACCCGCGGAACCGGCTCCGCCGGGCCGCCGGGTGCGCCCCCCAGTGGGGGGTGGCGCCGAAGGCGCTTCGGGGGGCGTCCTCAATCCAGCGTGATCTTCAGGTCGCGGATCAGCTTGTGCCAGCGGGTTGTCTCGCTCTTCAGCAGCGCGGCGTACTGCGCGGGCGTGCTGCCCACGGGCTCCACGCCAAAGTCGGTCATGCGCGTGCGCACCGAGGGTTCGTTGATCGCGGCCACGAGCTGGCGGTTGAGCGTGTTCACCACCTCCGGCGGCGTGGCCGAGGGCACCACCACACCGACCAGCGCGGCGGCTTCGACGTTCTTGTAGCCGAGCTCGGCGAAGGTGGGCACGTCGGGCAGCTGCGGCAGGCGCGTCGGGTTGGCCACCGCCAGCGCGCGGACCTTGCCGCCCTTGATGAAGCCCGCGCCGGCCGCCAGGTCGACCATCATGGCCGGCAGCTGTCCGCCCACCACGTCGGCCAGCGCCGGTGCCGCGCCGCGGTACGGCACGTGGACCATGAAGAGGCCCGCCTCCACCTTGAGCAGTTCCATCGCCAGGTGGTGCGGGCTGCCCGCGCCGGCCGAGGCATAGCTCACGTCGCCCGGCTTGGCTTTGGCCCTGGCGATGAAATCCCTGGCCGTGGCCATGCCGGAATTGGCGCCGACCACCAGGATCATCGGGAACTTGCCCATCAGCGTGACGGGTGCCAGGTCCTTGGCCGGGCTGTACGACAGCGACTTGTAGAGCGCCGGGTTGAACACCAGCGTGCCGTTGTCGGCCGACAGCACGGTGTAGCCGTCGGCCGGCGCGCGCGCCGTCTCGGCCGCGGCCAGCGCGGTGTTGCCGCCGGGCTTGTTGTCCACCAGCACCGGCTGCCCCACCTGGGTGGAGAGCGTCTGCGCCACCGTGCGCGCCAGGAAGTCGGAGCCGCCGCCCGCCGCGTACGGAACGAGCCAGCGGATCGGCTTGGCGGGAAAGGTCTGGGCACTGGCGCTTGCCGCGGCAGCGAGGGAAAGAACGGC
It includes:
- a CDS encoding dipeptide ABC transporter ATP-binding protein, encoding MTDSNRSAAILEVRGLQVALPSDADRPHAIEGLDLRIEAGRTLCIVGESGSGKSVLATTVMGLLAKGLTLKAGQVILSGETLVEQGRFVSDKRLRQLRGTGMGMVFQEPMTALNPVLTCGEQVDELLRTHTTWSAAERKAHIISIFERVRLPEPARIHASYPHQLSGGQRQRIVIAMAIILKPRLLICDEPTTALDVTTQAEILKLIAELQAEQGSAVLFITHDMGVVAEIADDVMVMHRGALIEQGPCEQVLRSPREAYTRMLLDAVPGMTPPPARSLPGGKPLLSGTGVGKVYTRRDWMGRAKHNTALQDASVSVHRGETVGVVGESGSGKSTFARCMIRLIAPSAGSILWGDAEVRDLPEGRLRPLRSRVQVVFQDPNRSLNPRRTVGSSMVEGAMNFGLSKLHARQTAEELMDRIQLPRTALERYPHQFSGGQRQRLAIARAIACQPQVLVADEAVSALDVSVQAQILDLLREIQRDLGLGILFITHDLRVAAQLCDRVIVMSQGRIVEQGPTGQVFSAPANDYTRRLLAAAPRAELASRQ
- a CDS encoding AzlC family ABC transporter permease, coding for MSVRSTWRASIDDPAWRAAFAQGRRDIAGAALGTMAMGLVAGVAMAKSGVGLGVILAMSLLVFASASQLACLPLIAAGAPLWVIVATACVLNLRFVVFSANWRRYFGGHRRLSRVLLSYLAGDPVYAQFVHRHPQPSATGRATAQQQGYFLGLALTNWAAWHVASLAGIFLADAIPAAWGLRFIGALALLALALPMLTDRAVRCSALAAGGVALATASLPMGLNVVAAIATAFVAGTWADRRWSAR
- a CDS encoding response regulator transcription factor, giving the protein MFSSEAVSLSPALVVENDTAMQERLRYILSTLGCDEPQITWTGDGEAAMQLLDRPSFGVVLVDIGLPGDSGIELIEWLQAHHPQVPAVAISSSRSEESIFSALRAGAVAYLLKERDDLELSIGLRSIEQGGATVDPAIARRVLAWHAGHAADSGTVSDAALTPQERKTLELVVQGLGHRDIAEALAMPRLAVECRIKGIYRKLALGSRGEASHMAGGHELLR
- a CDS encoding ABC transporter permease, encoding MLTFLGKRLLATIPVLLVVAIAIFMIVRLTPGDPAAVIGGNSATNEDLDRIRVQLGLTRPLWEQFAIWGKGVLHGDLGFSFFLNKPVLELIGQRMEPTLSLAGGTLLLAVAIALPLGTLAAWRMGGWLDKAVMAFSVAGFSVPVFVVGYVLIYLLAMKLQWFPVQGYRRISDGVGPWLNQLVLPCLTLAITYVALLSRVTRAAVSEALTEDFIRTARAKGITELEVLKHHALRNAAVPVVTVIGVSAALLLGGVVVTETVFAIPGLGQLTVDAVLNRDFPVLQGVVLFFAVVYVAVNLLVDVSYLFLDPRIRY
- a CDS encoding PLP-dependent aminotransferase family protein — encoded protein: MHAFAVIALDPSLPMPLVRQLYDALLAQIASSAMKPGDKLPSVRALAKDCEVSTMTVTNAYQRLVAEGHVEARRASGYYVAEVERAATRRKPFLGRTSVDSLWLLKHVYEDDRTLLNAGCGWIPPEMLHIDGVRRALAALSRKAAGLANYGTPYGYLPLRQQIQTLLAQKGIETAPHQIVLTHGASQALNLVARCLLQPRDVVLVDEPGSTNLFAMLRSMDLKLIGVERTVNGPDLAALQALAQRHGAKAFFTTTNLHNPTGSQCTPAVAYQMLRLAEQLDFRIVDNDAMAGLEPPGVTSLASLDRLQRVIHVGSFSKTVSPSLRVGFVACNEEFAEKIILQKMVNSLTTSELTERLLHGVLVEGRYRAHLSRLAERLQAAQATVCDRLEAAGMQLFTRPAGGPFLWARFERDDVDMRALAQRAISESFLLAPGDLFRTDLRPTPWLRFNVGYADDPKLYRFLAQEARRLRPKG
- a CDS encoding ABC transporter substrate-binding protein, with translation MQPQFFSHSPAQSAGSLSRRLARWGAAALLAGAAAGTFAPAMAQTTTLKIIPSSNITVLDPIWTTAYVTRNFGYMVYDTLFATDLEGRIKPQMVDKWKVSPDNKTWTFTLREGLEFHDGKPVTSEDVVASIKRWASRDTFGAQLSKVTERYETPDARTFSIVLKEPFGLVLEALGKPSSNVPFIMPKRVADTSGDTQIKESIGSGPYVFKADEFRPGERVVFTKNTRYKPRAEAPSGTAGGKNVYVDRVEWLIIRDAQTQMNALLNGEADILEQPAFEQYATLRTNPDIQLVDAQPAGNQFILRFNFLQPPFNNEKVRRAALVALGQEAFLRTQVGTPGLTRYCKSMFPCGTLFESEQTGDYTGVANPQKAKALLQEAGYKGEPVVLMRPTDNPTIGKLPMVAKQQLEQAGFKVDMQSMDWSTLVARRAKKDAPSAGGWSAFMTSWTASDILNPITMAMMNATGDKGWFGWQTDAKLEEIKVQFAQAKTDTEKKKLAQAAQLRAFETATHVPVGQYNQPAAVRKNVSGLVPAGAQVYWNIKKQ
- a CDS encoding ABC transporter permease — protein: MSTLERLWRHSAVRGGVVVLAALALMGVLAPWLGTFDPSAMDPSFISVGAGTVGQVTMPDGAQFAHTFWMGSDSVGRDVWSRVLYGTRISMTVGLFTAFVAIAFGCLLGMLAGYFRAVDAVLMRVMDGVMAIPAVLLAITLVAVLGASLPTVILAIAVPEVPRVTRLVRALVMSLRDEPFVEAARALATADATILWRDILPNALAPLIVQGTFIAASAVLTEAILSFLGLGLPSDVPTWGNIMAEGRVQFSQSPGNVLFPALFLVPTVLAINMLGDGLRDVLDPKFSKRV
- a CDS encoding AzlD domain-containing protein, whose product is MHLGHEAYVWLAVGALVVVTVLTRSFFLLPDSEPKLPGWLWRGLRHAPVAALLAMVVPDVFLSNGRLLADWHDARLFAVGAALAYYLVRRNDVAGTILVGTGTLMLLRLGFGWP